ATTGAGGCGGCGCACGCCGCTGCGAAGGAGTAACCGTATGCAGACCGAATATGCCTTTTTTCCCGGCTGCGTGCTGACTCAGGCCGCCAAGGAATCCAAGATGGCCCTTGAAGCTGTGGCCCCTGTCCTGGGCATCACGCTCAAGGAGATCCCCGGCTGGAGCTGTTGTGGCGCTTCGCAGGCTCAGGACGTGGACCACGTGGCAACCCTGGTGGCCAACGCGCGCAACCTGGCGCTGGCCGAACAGATGGGGCTGCCCATACTCACATCGTGCAGCACCTGTCTGCTCATGTTGCGCCGCGCCAAGGCGGAACTGGACGGCGGGCAGAAAGACCGCATCAATACCTTTCTGGCCAAGGGCAACATGGCCTACAAAGGCACCAGCGATGTGACCAGCCTGCTTTGGGTGCTGGCCCAGAATGCCGACGTGCTCAAGTCCAAGGTCGTCAAACCGCTCACAGGGCTTAAAGTGGCGGCGTTCTATGGCTGCCACAGCCTGCG
This DNA window, taken from Desulfovibrio sp. 86, encodes the following:
- the sdhE gene encoding 8-methylmenaquinol:fumarate reductase membrane anchor subunit, with the protein product MQTEYAFFPGCVLTQAAKESKMALEAVAPVLGITLKEIPGWSCCGASQAQDVDHVATLVANARNLALAEQMGLPILTSCSTCLLMLRRAKAELDGGQKDRINTFLAKGNMAYKGTSDVTSLLWVLAQNADVLKSKVVKPLTGLKVAAFYGCHSLRPESALGFESSVNPSSFETIVSAVGAQTAPFAKRLDCCGFHAVYPAEKSVMHMTSEIVNDAAAGGANCIVTPCPLCQMQLDIYQDNAQEISKSKARVPVLHLSQFVGLALGIPGKQLGLDYNVIDATKLG